In Bradysia coprophila strain Holo2 unplaced genomic scaffold, BU_Bcop_v1 contig_24, whole genome shotgun sequence, one genomic interval encodes:
- the LOC119077673 gene encoding solute carrier family 22 member 13-like: MAAEVEDIDVCRRMMGDFGKWQLKAMLMIFLCKIPTSWFMAVIIFTAPAPGPGDYWCRPPTTVNISSSNDWIRISNPWVPANLNEKGHYDACHVYKNVFENATNFMEFRNGEWVVKDDLPDRGNETVACNSFEFKSRYHSLVARFSLVCSRTLMLALSQSFHILGLLIGGIVAYYLVRVISPRYVMLTGMIMQIVCGNATGMVKTYELHVTFRCLSASTCALMYTSGSAILADITHGKAKVITSVIFELFWSIGLILLPGLTIFFTNYTNLYMAVSMPTIILIFLHRQIPNSPRWYLRRGDVRKAKQIVLMAAATNKIKVPENLDNKLKIQAEAFAQEPTQVRWMTLWDGKPRKRHIFAVHYAWAIYILLFNSMVLNIRSFGLDHIHINTVAMGMSEIVGVFIGLYLILYTRRRWLWTGIISITAGSFAYLTWMIPNDLYFTQIVALEMLPCIAIKIATSSSLSILTTCTSELVDPERQKTLQFSASVWARAWFLWAPYINTTKSYGPLIPLTIFATLSVVGGLLTSVINHSHHKNHQKQIQSPRASFSPSRVNSKGDIELTNGAFTSKSDLVKPT; encoded by the exons ATGGCCGCAGAAGTCGAAGACATCGATGTGTGTCGACGGATGATGGGAGATTTTGGAAAATGGCAACTGAAAGCAATGCTCATGATATTTCTGTGCAAAATTCCAACATCATGGTTCATGGCCGTGATCATTTTTACAGCTCCAGCTCCCGGTCCGGGAGATTACTGGTGCCGTCCACCGACTACTGTAAATATATCAAGTTCCAACGATTGGATCAGAATATCGAATCCGTGGGTACCGGCCAATCTGAATGAGAAAGGACACTACGATGCGTGccatgtgtacaaaaatgtctTTGAGAATGCCACCAATTTTATGGAGTTCAGAAATGGCGAGTGGGTAGTCAAGGACGACCTGCCAGACCGTGGCAATGAAACAGTTGCTTGCAACAGTTTCGAGTTTAAGTCACGGTATCATTCACTCGTGGCCCGATTCAGTTTGGTCTGCTCGAGGACGCTGATGTTGGCGCTGTCACAGAGTTTTCACATCTTGGGATTGCTAATCGGTGGCATTGTTGCATACTATTTGGTCAGAGT TATCAGTCCTCGCTACGTAATGCTCACGGGAATGATTATGCAAATTGTTTGCGGTAATGCAACTGGAATGGTGAAAACTTACGAACTGCACGTGACATTCCGTTGTCTATCGGCGTCCACTTGCGCACTCATGTATACTTCAGGATCGGCCATCC TGGCGGACATTACACATGGTAAAGCAAAAGTCATAACTTCCGTCATCTTTGAACTGTTCTGGTCGATCGGATTGATCCTCTTGCCGGGCTTAACAATATTCTTCACGAACTACACAAATTTGTATATGGCTGTGTCGATGCCAAccattattttgatatttttgcaCAG GCAAATACCCAACTCTCCGAGATGGTATCTGCGTCGCGGCGATGTACGAAAAGCCAAACAAATTGTATTGATGGCAGCAGCGAccaataaaatcaaagttcCCGAAAATCTggacaataaattgaaaatccaGGCTGAAGCATT tgCGCAGGAGCCGACACAAGTTCGGTGGATGACACTGTGGGATGGAAAGCCCAGAAAACGGCATATATTTGCAGTGCACTATGCGTGGGCAATTTACATATTGTTGTTCAACTCCATGGTACTGAACATTCGTTCGTTCGGTCTTGACCATATTCATATCAATACGGTTGCAATGG GTATGAGTGAAATTGTCGGTGTTTTCATTGGATTGTATCTGATTCTCTACACAAGGCGAAGATGGTTGTGGACTGGAATCATATCCATTACGGCTGGATCGTTTGCTTACTTAACTTGGATGATACCAAACGATT TGTATTTCACCCAAATTGTTGCACTGGAAATGCTGCCATGCATTGCGATTAAAATTGCTACATCCTCATCGCTGTCCATTCTAACGACCTGCACGTCTGAATTGGTGGACCCCGAGCGCCAGAAAACACTTCAATTTTCTGCATCCGTTTGGGCTCGAGCATGGTTCTTATGGGCCCCATATATCAATACAACAAAATCGTATGGACCGTTGATACCACTGACAATATTCGCAACGTTATCAGTGGTGGGAGGTTTGTTAACGAGCGTCATCAATCACAGTCATcataaaaatcatcagaaaCAAATACAGTCCCCGCGGGCATCGTTCTCACCGAGTCGGGTGAACAGTAAAGGAGATATTGAGCTGACGAATGGTGCGTTTACGAGTAAATCCGATTTGGTGAAGCCAACCTGA